The DNA segment CTCGAGTCGACGCGGGTCGTCCCACATCTGCCACACCCGCTCGACGGGAGCCGCGAACTCCGCGGTGACGACCATGCTCAGGGTCGTCGGGTCCTTCCGGACGTCCGTCACGCTCATCCCGATCCTCCTTCGGTCTCTTGCGCCAAGATCTCGCCGAGCCGGTCGATGCGCCCCCGCCAGAGGGCCTCGACCTCCTCGAGCAGCCGCGAGGCCTGCTGTATGGCCCCCACGTTCCCGCTGACGAGCTGCTCCCGCCCACGGCGCCGCTTCGTCACCAACCCGGCGTC comes from the Actinomycetota bacterium genome and includes:
- a CDS encoding metalloregulator ArsR/SmtB family transcription factor, whose protein sequence is MVVDIGDPRAADRLFHALADATRRDVVARTMQAEHSVSELARLYPMSFAAVQKHVAVLADAGLVTKRRRGREQLVSGNVGAIQQASRLLEEVEALWRGRIDRLGEILAQETEGGSG